In one Niallia taxi genomic region, the following are encoded:
- the pknB gene encoding Stk1 family PASTA domain-containing Ser/Thr kinase, protein MMIGRRISGRYKIMDMIGGGGMANVYLAHDMILDRDVAVKMLRLDFVNDEEFIRRFHREAHSATSLAHPNIVNIYDVGEEGDIYYIVMEYVAGDTLKQYIQKHSPVKIETAIDIMRQLTSGISHAHQNNIVHRDIKPHNILIDNHGHVKITDFGIAMALSATSITQTNSVLGSVHYLSPEQARGGMANKKSDIYSLGIVMFELLTGRLPFSGESAVSIALKHLQSETPSVKRWNDDVPQSVENIVLKATAKDPFHRYSSMEEMEEELRTALEPERLNEPKFHVPIDDEATKAIPIITDDSTYPNLDETIVHAKAKEEKQVKDEPKEKVGKDKKQKKPKKKGKKLTIALVSTFLILVILAILSVTVFPAMYIPDEVAVPDVTGSTTEEAISELEAAGFKIGETKTMNDEDVDAGTIIRTAPKAGNNAKKGASITLYESLGKEKYELDDYVGKAYEDVVNLLEKQGFKNISKVEEFDETQESGTILKQNFDQGDEVVPEDAELEFTISKGAQLIKLTDLAGYTKKEVNDYIDEQDLSVTFTEEYSDIVDEGKVISQSPSASTNVRVGAQVSVVLSKGKEEVPPKEVTLELTIPFEPTEMTEDGQPKAQEVKIYIGDLENNMTEPIETLSITETTKKTITLKIPEGEKGYYRVLRDQSVIIDEEVPYPG, encoded by the coding sequence ATGATGATAGGCAGAAGGATAAGTGGTCGCTATAAGATTATGGATATGATCGGCGGCGGGGGAATGGCCAATGTTTATCTTGCCCATGATATGATTCTCGACCGGGATGTTGCGGTTAAGATGCTGCGCCTAGATTTTGTCAATGATGAAGAATTTATCCGTCGTTTCCACAGGGAGGCACATTCTGCGACAAGTCTGGCTCACCCTAATATCGTCAATATTTATGATGTTGGTGAAGAGGGAGACATCTATTATATTGTCATGGAATATGTGGCAGGAGACACCTTAAAACAATACATACAAAAACATTCTCCTGTAAAGATTGAAACTGCCATCGATATCATGAGACAGTTGACATCCGGTATTTCTCATGCCCATCAAAACAATATTGTCCACAGGGACATTAAGCCCCATAATATATTAATTGATAACCATGGTCATGTTAAAATCACAGATTTTGGCATTGCGATGGCCTTAAGTGCCACAAGTATCACCCAGACCAATTCTGTTCTTGGCTCGGTGCATTATTTATCACCAGAACAGGCGCGAGGCGGAATGGCAAATAAAAAATCGGACATATATTCGCTTGGAATAGTCATGTTCGAGCTACTGACAGGAAGGCTGCCATTTTCAGGAGAGTCGGCAGTATCGATTGCCTTGAAGCATCTCCAATCTGAAACGCCGAGTGTCAAAAGGTGGAATGACGATGTTCCACAAAGTGTTGAAAACATCGTTTTAAAAGCAACTGCCAAGGATCCTTTTCACCGTTATAGCAGCATGGAGGAAATGGAAGAGGAATTACGAACAGCATTGGAGCCAGAACGGTTAAATGAGCCGAAATTTCATGTTCCAATAGACGATGAAGCAACAAAGGCAATCCCGATAATAACCGATGACAGTACTTACCCTAATCTTGATGAAACAATTGTGCATGCAAAAGCAAAGGAAGAAAAGCAAGTTAAAGATGAGCCGAAAGAGAAAGTAGGCAAAGACAAAAAACAAAAAAAGCCGAAAAAGAAAGGCAAAAAGCTGACAATTGCTTTAGTTTCAACCTTTTTAATCTTAGTTATTCTCGCAATACTTTCCGTGACCGTTTTTCCGGCGATGTACATTCCTGATGAAGTAGCTGTTCCTGATGTGACTGGTTCAACAACAGAAGAAGCAATTTCTGAGCTTGAGGCAGCAGGCTTTAAAATCGGGGAAACAAAGACAATGAATGATGAAGATGTTGATGCAGGCACTATCATTCGTACAGCGCCAAAAGCCGGAAACAATGCAAAAAAAGGTGCATCCATTACTTTATATGAAAGCTTAGGGAAAGAAAAATACGAGCTAGATGATTATGTTGGGAAGGCATATGAAGATGTCGTGAACCTACTCGAAAAGCAAGGATTTAAAAACATCAGCAAAGTAGAGGAATTTGATGAAACACAGGAATCAGGAACAATCCTTAAACAGAATTTTGACCAAGGAGATGAAGTTGTTCCTGAAGACGCTGAATTAGAATTTACAATCAGTAAAGGTGCTCAGCTTATTAAGCTAACGGATCTTGCTGGTTATACAAAAAAAGAAGTCAATGATTATATTGATGAACAAGACTTATCTGTAACCTTTACGGAAGAATACAGTGATATTGTTGATGAAGGAAAAGTTATCTCCCAGTCGCCAAGCGCGAGTACAAATGTACGAGTTGGCGCACAGGTTTCTGTTGTGCTTTCAAAGGGTAAGGAAGAAGTGCCACCTAAAGAAGTGACACTAGAACTCACTATTCCATTTGAACCAACTGAAATGACGGAAGACGGGCAGCCGAAAGCTCAAGAAGTGAAAATATATATTGGTGATTTGGAAAATAATATGACAGAGCCAATTGAGACCCTCTCTATCACTGAAACAACGAAGAAGACAATTACACTGAAAATCCCTGAAGGGGAAAAAGGATATTATCGTGTGCTGCGTGATCAAAGTGTCATCATTGATGAAGAAGTGCCATATCCAGGTTAA
- a CDS encoding Stp1/IreP family PP2C-type Ser/Thr phosphatase, translating to MSQIFMTDKGKVRQHNEDSGAICFNKAGQRLAIVADGMGGHRAGDVASRLTVEKLAEFWESAENITTADAAESWLKSNILEVNRIVLRHAQENPECEGMGTTIIAVISTDSFSTIAHVGDSRCYLYNEDGFKQLTEDHSLVNELVRMGQITKEDAEHHPRKNVVLRALGTEEQLNIDLITIVFEQGDVILICSDGLSNKVGDGELEEVLQAPETLERKASYLIETANKNGGEDNITVIILEFFDGDKAGEAK from the coding sequence TTGAGTCAAATTTTCATGACAGATAAAGGGAAAGTCAGACAGCATAATGAAGATAGTGGAGCAATTTGTTTTAATAAAGCCGGACAGCGCCTTGCCATCGTAGCAGATGGTATGGGCGGCCACCGTGCCGGTGATGTTGCAAGCCGTCTTACTGTTGAGAAACTTGCCGAATTTTGGGAGAGTGCTGAAAATATAACGACAGCAGATGCAGCTGAAAGCTGGTTAAAATCCAATATCCTTGAAGTAAACAGGATTGTTTTGCGTCATGCCCAAGAAAACCCTGAATGTGAAGGAATGGGAACAACCATTATTGCTGTTATAAGTACAGACAGTTTTTCAACGATTGCTCATGTCGGTGACAGTCGCTGTTATCTTTATAATGAGGACGGCTTTAAACAACTGACAGAGGACCACTCACTTGTAAATGAACTAGTGAGAATGGGGCAAATCACAAAAGAGGATGCAGAGCATCATCCGCGGAAAAATGTTGTATTGCGTGCACTTGGTACAGAGGAACAGCTTAATATCGACTTGATTACAATCGTATTTGAGCAAGGAGATGTCATTCTTATTTGTTCTGACGGCTTATCCAATAAAGTGGGAGATGGAGAACTGGAAGAGGTTCTTCAGGCACCTGAAACATTGGAAAGAAAAGCAAGCTATTTGATTGAAACAGCGAACAAGAATGGCGGCGAAGATAATATAACAGTTATAATCTTAGAATTTTTTGACGGTGATAAAGCAGGTGAAGCAAAATGA
- the rlmN gene encoding 23S rRNA (adenine(2503)-C(2))-methyltransferase RlmN has translation MEQVKSTRRKQEAEPTIPSIYSLQLDELKDWLKDNNEKVFRAEQIFEWLYKKRVTTFEDMSNLSKNLRTLLEENFTITTLKTIIEQTSNDGTIKFLFELHDGYSIETVLMRHDYGNSVCVTTQVGCRIGCTFCASTLGGLKRNLEAGEIVAQVVKVQQALDKLDERVSSVVIMGIGEPFDNFNSMLSFLKIINHDKALNIGARHITVSTSGIIPKIYEFADQNMQINFAVSLHAPNTEIRSRLMPINRAYKLPELMDAIRYYINKTGRRVSFEYGLFGNVNDQVEHAEELAKLVKGVKCHVNLIPVNYVPERDYVRTPRDQIFLFEKTLKDRGVNVTIRREQGSDIDAACGQLRAKERQEETR, from the coding sequence ATGGAACAAGTTAAATCAACTAGAAGAAAACAAGAAGCAGAACCAACAATCCCATCAATCTACTCTTTGCAATTGGATGAGTTAAAAGATTGGTTAAAAGATAACAATGAAAAAGTGTTTAGAGCAGAACAGATTTTTGAATGGCTATACAAAAAAAGGGTAACAACTTTTGAGGATATGTCCAATTTGTCTAAAAATCTCCGCACGCTATTGGAAGAAAATTTCACAATCACAACATTAAAAACGATCATCGAACAAACATCAAATGATGGGACAATTAAGTTCCTTTTTGAACTTCACGATGGATATTCGATTGAAACGGTTTTAATGAGACATGATTATGGCAATTCTGTATGTGTAACGACACAAGTTGGCTGCCGTATCGGCTGTACTTTCTGTGCTTCTACCCTAGGTGGACTAAAAAGAAACTTAGAAGCAGGAGAAATTGTGGCACAGGTCGTAAAAGTACAACAAGCACTTGATAAATTGGATGAGCGTGTAAGCTCTGTTGTAATTATGGGAATTGGTGAGCCGTTTGATAATTTCAACAGCATGCTTAGCTTCTTGAAAATCATTAATCATGATAAGGCGCTTAACATTGGAGCTAGACATATTACGGTTTCAACGAGCGGTATTATTCCTAAAATTTACGAATTCGCTGACCAAAACATGCAAATAAACTTTGCCGTATCTCTACATGCACCAAACACAGAGATAAGAAGCAGACTTATGCCGATTAACCGTGCATATAAGCTTCCTGAACTGATGGATGCCATTCGCTATTACATCAACAAAACAGGACGAAGAGTAAGTTTTGAATATGGTTTATTCGGAAATGTCAATGATCAGGTAGAACATGCGGAGGAATTGGCTAAACTTGTAAAAGGGGTAAAATGCCACGTAAACCTAATACCTGTTAACTATGTTCCAGAACGCGATTATGTACGTACACCTAGAGATCAAATCTTCCTATTTGAAAAGACGTTAAAAGACCGCGGTGTAAATGTAACAATCCGCAGAGAACAAGGTTCTGACATTGATGCTGCTTGCGGCCAGCTTCGCGCGAAGGAGAGACAAGAAGAGACGAGGTGA
- the rsmB gene encoding 16S rRNA (cytosine(967)-C(5))-methyltransferase RsmB — translation MKTKKQNVREAALEILESINSNQAYSNLLLNSSIKKNEIPKKDIGLLTEIVYGTLQRKMTLDFYLDGFLTNRKKIESWVISLLQMTLYQLVFLDRIPDHAAINEAVEIAKRRGHKGIAGLVNGVLRNIQRNKLPSFESIKDPAERLSVEMSHPLWLVKRWIDQLGFDETKKMCEINLTAPVQTARVNTTRTTVAECLQRLEQEGYQVAASDIIPEGIQGLKGNLANSDSFKEGLLTIQDESSMIVAYALHVDGNETVLDACAAPGGKSTHIAEKLNNGGNVLSVDLHEHKVKLIQQNAQRLQLDNINTKAMDSRRLPEVLEHESFDRILLDAPCSGFGVMRRKPDIKYAKKEEDVSRLHTIQLQLLESLSPLLKKGGTFVYSTCTVDVKENEAVIEQFLNSNDQFEKDTTLVERLPASVQKYANGHELQVLPQYFGSDGFYIAALRKKVQ, via the coding sequence ATGAAAACTAAGAAGCAAAACGTCCGGGAAGCAGCGCTTGAAATTTTAGAGAGCATTAACAGCAACCAGGCATACAGTAATCTGCTGTTAAACAGCAGCATTAAGAAAAATGAAATTCCCAAAAAGGATATCGGCCTTCTGACAGAAATCGTTTATGGCACACTGCAGCGCAAAATGACATTGGACTTCTATTTAGATGGTTTCCTGACTAATAGGAAAAAAATCGAAAGCTGGGTCATTTCACTGTTGCAAATGACACTTTATCAACTCGTTTTTTTAGATCGGATTCCAGACCATGCTGCTATCAATGAGGCTGTTGAAATTGCCAAAAGGCGTGGCCATAAAGGGATAGCCGGCCTTGTTAATGGTGTATTACGCAACATTCAGCGGAATAAACTGCCTTCATTTGAAAGTATTAAAGATCCAGCAGAAAGACTGTCCGTTGAAATGAGCCATCCACTATGGCTTGTGAAGCGTTGGATTGACCAGCTTGGTTTTGATGAAACAAAAAAAATGTGTGAAATCAATTTAACCGCCCCAGTACAAACAGCGAGGGTCAATACAACAAGAACTACTGTTGCAGAATGTTTACAAAGATTAGAGCAGGAAGGCTACCAGGTTGCAGCAAGTGATATTATTCCTGAAGGCATTCAGGGCTTAAAAGGAAATCTTGCTAATTCTGATTCTTTCAAAGAAGGCTTATTGACAATACAAGATGAGAGCTCGATGATTGTTGCATATGCCCTGCATGTTGACGGTAATGAAACAGTCTTGGATGCATGTGCTGCACCAGGAGGGAAATCAACGCATATCGCCGAAAAATTAAATAATGGTGGCAATGTGTTATCCGTTGATTTGCATGAGCATAAAGTGAAGCTCATCCAGCAAAATGCGCAAAGGCTACAGCTTGATAATATCAACACAAAAGCGATGGATAGTCGTCGTCTTCCAGAAGTGTTAGAGCATGAATCCTTCGATCGAATCCTGCTTGATGCTCCTTGCTCTGGGTTTGGGGTTATGAGAAGGAAGCCTGATATTAAGTATGCGAAGAAGGAAGAGGATGTCAGTCGTCTTCATACAATACAGCTCCAGCTTCTTGAATCATTATCTCCTTTGTTGAAAAAAGGCGGAACGTTCGTTTACAGCACATGTACGGTTGATGTAAAGGAAAATGAAGCCGTAATAGAACAATTTTTGAATTCTAATGATCAGTTTGAAAAAGATACAACTTTAGTGGAGCGATTGCCTGCTTCTGTACAGAAGTATGCAAACGGGCATGAGCTTCAGGTGTTACCACAATATTTTGGCTCTGACGGCTTTTATATTGCGGCATTAAGAAAGAAGGTGCAATAA
- the fmt gene encoding methionyl-tRNA formyltransferase, whose product MTKIVFMGTPDFSVPVLQRILEDGYEVLAVVTQPDRPVGRKKVLTPPPVKVEALKHGIPVYQPEKIRQSEELGQIIALQPDLIVTAAFGQILPKELLDAPRLGCINVHASLLPELRGGAPIHYSIIQGKEKTGITIMYMAEKLDAGDILTVAEVVIEEEDTVGTLHDKLSEVGSELLSQTLPKLIAGELTPIPQVDEEATFAPNIKRSDEKIDWSASGEQIYNQIRGMNPWPVAFTEYESKPMKVWKVLKVNRQAEAAPGTIISVEEDGPVVATGSGSFIKITELQPAGKKKMTADVFLRGAGSKMAVNDILGVANEN is encoded by the coding sequence ATGACGAAAATAGTATTTATGGGTACGCCTGATTTTTCTGTTCCAGTCTTGCAGCGAATATTAGAGGATGGCTATGAAGTTCTTGCCGTTGTGACACAGCCGGACCGCCCTGTTGGCAGAAAAAAGGTGCTCACACCTCCACCTGTTAAAGTAGAAGCATTAAAGCACGGTATTCCAGTGTATCAGCCAGAGAAAATACGCCAATCAGAAGAATTGGGGCAAATTATTGCCTTGCAGCCAGATTTAATCGTAACTGCTGCATTCGGTCAAATCCTGCCAAAGGAACTTCTAGATGCACCAAGGCTTGGCTGTATAAATGTTCATGCCTCCCTGTTGCCTGAACTAAGAGGCGGTGCACCAATTCATTACAGCATCATTCAAGGAAAAGAAAAAACAGGTATTACAATCATGTATATGGCGGAAAAGCTTGATGCAGGAGATATTCTGACAGTTGCTGAGGTAGTAATAGAGGAAGAGGATACTGTTGGTACATTGCATGATAAGTTGAGCGAAGTAGGTAGTGAGCTTCTGTCGCAAACATTGCCGAAGCTGATTGCTGGTGAGTTAACACCAATCCCTCAGGTTGATGAGGAGGCTACTTTTGCACCGAATATAAAAAGATCAGACGAAAAAATTGACTGGTCGGCATCAGGTGAGCAAATTTATAACCAAATTCGCGGGATGAATCCATGGCCAGTAGCCTTTACAGAATACGAAAGCAAACCGATGAAAGTATGGAAAGTATTAAAGGTGAACAGACAAGCTGAAGCAGCTCCAGGTACAATAATTAGCGTGGAGGAGGACGGCCCAGTTGTTGCAACGGGCAGCGGTTCATTCATTAAGATTACCGAGCTTCAGCCTGCAGGTAAGAAAAAAATGACAGCTGATGTTTTCCTTAGGGGAGCAGGTTCAAAAATGGCTGTTAATGATATATTAGGAGTTGCGAATGAAAACTAA
- the def gene encoding peptide deformylase, which yields MSVRKIVLSPDPVLEQPCEEVTVFDKKLAKLLDDMYETMIEFDGVGLAAPQIGISKRIAVVDIDDGSGTIELINPVLLSNAGEQTGPEGCLSFPGLFGEVSRPYTVKVQAQNRRGKMFTIEAEDFMARAILHEMDHLDGVLFTSKVTRYLEEDELEEVES from the coding sequence GTGTCTGTAAGAAAAATTGTACTGTCGCCAGATCCGGTTTTAGAACAACCATGCGAAGAAGTGACAGTTTTTGACAAGAAATTAGCGAAATTATTAGATGATATGTATGAGACAATGATAGAATTTGACGGGGTTGGGCTTGCAGCACCACAAATCGGTATTAGCAAACGTATTGCGGTTGTTGATATTGATGATGGATCTGGGACAATTGAGCTTATTAATCCTGTTTTATTATCGAATGCGGGAGAGCAGACAGGCCCAGAAGGCTGCTTGAGTTTTCCAGGACTTTTCGGGGAAGTAAGCAGACCATATACAGTTAAAGTCCAAGCTCAAAACCGCAGAGGAAAAATGTTTACAATCGAAGCAGAGGATTTTATGGCAAGAGCAATCCTTCACGAGATGGATCATTTGGACGGGGTTTTGTTTACATCAAAAGTAACTCGTTATTTAGAAGAAGACGAACTTGAAGAGGTGGAGAGCTAA
- the priA gene encoding primosomal protein N', protein MSIAKVIVDVPAKQTDRPFDYLIPEHLEEVIQPGMRVIVPFGPRKVQGFVESVEETSSFKSLKKVIEPMDVVPVLNEELLLLGDWLSKTTLCYKISAYQAMLPPALKAKYERKLKLVSENANFMLPDGLEQLFASESSVLWEEAIKFASIHAIQKLVKEGIAEVHYEVQSKGKKKTTKHIIPLMSAEELLIYAESLTKQASKQKQVIEFFIHNREPIEQRQLLERLSISSSAVKGLVERQVLAEKNLEIYRDPYEQRQFAKTEPLPLTGEQSTAIAPIHASIRNDKHEVFLLYGVTGSGKTEVYLQSIQNVLEKGEEAIVLVPEIALTPQMVNRFKGRFGDQVAVLHSGLSVGEKYDEWRKIQRKEVKVVVGARSAVFAPFENLGIIIIDEEHEMTYKQEENPRYHAREAAIERGKIHNCPVVLGSATPALESFARAQKGVYTLLSLPSRMNNRPLPEVEIVDMREELKEGNRSMFSRVLLEKLKDRMEKQEQTVLFLNKRGHSSFVMCRDCGYVVKCPHCDISLTYHRYTNQMKCHYCGYEDQTPLQCPECNSEHIRYFGTGTQKVEEELTKVIPEAKVIRMDVDTTSRKGSHEKLLKEFQDGNADILLGTQMIAKGLDFPRITLVGVLSADTMLHLPDFRSSEKTFQLLTQVSGRAGRHELAGEVIFQTYTPEHYSIELASLQDYDRFYQSEMMIRRNHSYPPYYYITLITVSHEELMKTVAVTEQITKVVRHKLSPKTVVLGPVASPISRIKNRYRYQCLIKYKQEPNLKEVLKSILDHYQGEISSNGLQISIDVNPYILM, encoded by the coding sequence ATGAGTATTGCAAAGGTAATTGTGGACGTACCTGCAAAGCAAACTGACAGGCCATTCGACTACTTGATACCAGAGCATTTAGAAGAAGTCATTCAACCGGGTATGCGCGTTATTGTCCCATTTGGACCGCGGAAGGTGCAAGGCTTTGTAGAATCTGTCGAGGAAACGTCTTCTTTTAAATCATTAAAAAAAGTCATTGAACCGATGGATGTTGTACCTGTATTAAATGAAGAGCTGCTATTACTTGGAGATTGGCTTTCCAAAACGACATTATGCTATAAAATCTCCGCCTATCAAGCAATGCTGCCGCCTGCATTAAAGGCGAAATATGAAAGAAAGCTTAAACTTGTGAGCGAGAATGCTAATTTTATGCTGCCAGATGGGCTGGAGCAGCTCTTTGCTAGTGAGTCATCTGTACTTTGGGAAGAGGCGATTAAGTTTGCTTCCATCCATGCCATTCAAAAGCTGGTGAAAGAGGGTATAGCAGAGGTTCATTATGAAGTTCAATCAAAAGGAAAAAAGAAAACAACAAAGCATATTATCCCACTTATGAGTGCAGAGGAACTGCTGATTTATGCTGAGTCTTTGACAAAACAAGCGAGTAAGCAAAAACAAGTGATTGAATTTTTTATCCATAACAGGGAACCGATTGAACAAAGGCAATTGCTTGAAAGATTGAGTATTTCAAGCTCTGCCGTTAAGGGGCTTGTAGAACGGCAGGTTCTTGCTGAAAAAAATCTTGAGATATACCGTGATCCATATGAACAGAGACAGTTTGCCAAAACAGAACCGCTCCCATTGACAGGGGAACAGTCAACTGCAATTGCTCCGATTCATGCATCCATTAGAAATGATAAGCACGAAGTTTTTCTATTATACGGCGTAACAGGCAGTGGTAAAACAGAGGTGTACCTGCAGTCCATTCAAAACGTGCTGGAAAAAGGGGAAGAAGCAATTGTCTTAGTTCCGGAAATTGCGTTAACTCCCCAAATGGTAAATAGGTTTAAAGGTCGCTTTGGAGATCAGGTAGCTGTCCTGCACAGTGGTTTGTCTGTCGGAGAAAAGTATGACGAATGGAGAAAAATTCAACGCAAAGAAGTGAAGGTAGTAGTTGGTGCCAGATCTGCTGTATTTGCTCCATTTGAAAATCTTGGAATCATCATTATTGATGAGGAGCATGAGATGACATATAAACAAGAAGAAAATCCAAGATATCATGCAAGAGAAGCGGCAATTGAAAGAGGAAAGATTCACAATTGTCCGGTTGTCCTTGGAAGTGCAACACCTGCACTTGAAAGCTTTGCAAGGGCACAAAAGGGAGTTTATACCTTATTGTCCCTTCCAAGCAGAATGAATAACAGACCATTGCCGGAAGTGGAAATTGTGGATATGAGAGAAGAGCTTAAAGAAGGAAATCGCTCCATGTTCTCAAGAGTTCTCCTTGAAAAACTGAAGGATCGTATGGAGAAGCAAGAGCAAACGGTATTATTCTTGAATAAACGCGGACATTCTTCTTTTGTTATGTGTCGTGATTGTGGTTATGTGGTAAAATGTCCTCATTGTGACATTAGTCTGACATACCATCGTTATACTAATCAAATGAAATGCCATTATTGCGGATATGAGGACCAGACACCGCTTCAGTGTCCAGAGTGTAATAGTGAGCATATCCGCTATTTCGGTACAGGAACGCAAAAGGTGGAGGAAGAGCTTACTAAAGTTATCCCTGAAGCAAAAGTTATTCGCATGGATGTCGATACGACTAGCCGCAAGGGCTCACACGAAAAGCTCCTTAAAGAGTTTCAAGACGGAAACGCCGACATATTGCTAGGCACACAAATGATTGCAAAAGGGTTGGACTTCCCTAGAATCACGCTAGTTGGTGTGCTTTCAGCAGATACAATGCTTCATTTGCCGGATTTTCGGTCATCTGAAAAAACATTCCAGCTGTTAACACAAGTCAGCGGACGGGCTGGCAGGCATGAATTGGCTGGAGAGGTAATTTTTCAGACCTACACGCCAGAGCATTACAGCATTGAATTAGCGAGTCTGCAGGATTACGACCGTTTTTATCAAAGTGAGATGATGATAAGAAGAAACCACTCCTATCCTCCTTACTATTATATAACTCTCATAACCGTCAGCCATGAGGAGCTGATGAAGACAGTTGCTGTCACAGAGCAAATCACAAAGGTTGTAAGGCATAAGCTTTCTCCGAAAACGGTGGTTTTAGGACCAGTTGCTTCCCCTATTTCCAGAATAAAAAATAGATATCGGTACCAGTGTCTGATAAAATACAAACAGGAACCAAACTTAAAAGAAGTATTAAAGTCAATTTTAGACCATTATCAAGGTGAAATTAGTTCAAATGGTTTACAAATTTCGATAGATGTTAATCCTTATATACTAATGTAG
- the coaBC gene encoding bifunctional phosphopantothenoylcysteine decarboxylase/phosphopantothenate--cysteine ligase CoaBC, producing the protein MLEGKKILLCVTGGIAVYKMCALTSKLTQKGADVKVIMSESAMQFVSPLTFKALSKNEVYTDTFDEKDPKVIAHIDLADWADLILVGPATANIIGKLANGIADNMISTTLLAATSDVWIAPAMNVHMYDHPAVQKNISVLYDYGYRFINPGEGYLACGYVGKGRLEEPEKIIEHMEAHFKGEKKLLEGKTVLVTAGPTREKIDPVRFVSNHSTGKMGYSVAKQAAKMGARVILVTGPTHLTPPKEAEVFRVESAEQMYEKVMQYSSAADIIVKTAAVSDYKPVLTHEHKVKKTDGAETITFTRTKDILMELGKQKTKQILVGFAAETKDIDKYAQDKLKRKNADMIVANNISAAGAGFGTDTNIVTIFKRDGKKVELPLMTKDEVAEKILEQAYLLKEDQV; encoded by the coding sequence TTGTTAGAAGGGAAAAAGATTCTTTTATGTGTGACAGGTGGAATTGCTGTTTATAAGATGTGTGCATTAACTAGCAAGCTGACCCAAAAAGGCGCTGATGTTAAAGTTATTATGTCTGAATCGGCCATGCAATTTGTGTCCCCGCTCACATTTAAGGCGCTGTCGAAGAACGAAGTATATACAGATACTTTCGATGAAAAGGATCCAAAAGTAATTGCACATATTGACCTTGCAGACTGGGCTGATTTAATTTTGGTTGGACCGGCAACAGCCAATATTATTGGGAAATTGGCGAACGGCATCGCTGATAATATGATTTCAACTACTTTGCTTGCGGCAACCTCTGATGTCTGGATTGCTCCAGCCATGAATGTGCATATGTATGACCACCCAGCTGTTCAAAAAAACATATCGGTACTGTATGATTACGGGTACCGCTTCATTAATCCGGGAGAAGGCTATTTAGCATGCGGCTATGTTGGGAAAGGCAGATTAGAAGAGCCTGAAAAAATCATCGAGCATATGGAAGCTCATTTCAAAGGAGAAAAGAAGCTGCTCGAAGGGAAAACAGTATTAGTGACAGCAGGACCGACAAGAGAGAAGATAGATCCTGTCCGCTTTGTATCCAATCATTCTACAGGGAAAATGGGATATAGTGTTGCAAAGCAAGCAGCCAAAATGGGAGCGAGAGTTATTCTTGTTACAGGACCTACCCATTTGACGCCACCGAAAGAAGCGGAAGTATTCCGTGTGGAAAGTGCTGAGCAAATGTATGAAAAGGTTATGCAATATAGCAGTGCTGCCGATATTATTGTAAAAACAGCAGCTGTGAGCGACTATAAGCCAGTCTTGACACATGAGCATAAAGTGAAAAAGACGGATGGAGCAGAAACAATTACATTTACTCGAACAAAAGATATTCTGATGGAATTAGGCAAGCAAAAGACAAAGCAAATTCTGGTTGGTTTTGCTGCTGAAACAAAAGATATTGATAAATATGCGCAAGACAAGCTAAAACGTAAAAATGCCGATATGATTGTTGCTAACAATATCAGTGCTGCGGGAGCTGGGTTTGGCACAGATACAAATATTGTGACAATCTTTAAACGCGATGGCAAAAAAGTAGAGCTACCTCTTATGACGAAGGATGAAGTAGCAGAAAAAATTCTTGAGCAGGCTTATTTATTGAAGGAAGATCAGGTATGA
- the rpoZ gene encoding DNA-directed RNA polymerase subunit omega: MLNPSIDSLLTKIDSKYSLVSVAAKRARKLQLNEKLQLDKYISHKNVGKALEEINQDQLTYRVNDPADNE, from the coding sequence ATGTTAAATCCATCTATTGATTCATTGTTGACTAAAATTGATTCCAAATATTCTTTAGTGTCTGTTGCGGCAAAAAGAGCAAGAAAGCTTCAGTTAAATGAAAAGCTTCAATTGGATAAGTATATCTCCCATAAAAACGTAGGAAAAGCATTAGAGGAAATCAATCAAGATCAGCTGACATACCGTGTAAACGATCCAGCGGATAATGAGTAA